From the Vibrio tubiashii ATCC 19109 genome, the window CTAAGACAGATTCGACGGACTCAGAGAAGGCACGTTGAAACGGTTTTCCATCACATGAACCAAATTAGTCGGATTAAAGGGCTATATTGCTCGCGGCATACACTTCGTGCTCGAATTAGACAAAAGGAGTACCAAAAAGAATTTCTTGAGGCTTCCTATGTTACCAATCAGTTCGGGCAAACTTTCTCTTTACTAGAGCTATCTCAAAAGAATGTATCCAATCCTAAATTACGTAAAGCAGAGCTCATGGTAAGAGCACGAGGATTTGAGGATTTAGCGAAAGAGCTCGGACACATGGCGACGTTTTTAACTATTACATGCCCGTCCAAGTACCATCGGTGTTATTCAGCAAGTGGTGATATGAACCCTTCATGGGACGGTATGTCTCCACTAGATGGGCAAAACTACCTAAATACGCTTTGGCAGCAGATACGTGCGAAGTTAGATCGGCTTAAAGTTCGATTTTATGGCTTTCGCGTCGCCGAACCACAACATGACGGTACACCTCACTGGCATTTGTTACTTTTCGTTGAGCAAGAAAACTATCAAAAGCTGGTGGAAGTTATCCGGCATTACTCATTGCGCGAAGACCGCGAAGAATTAGGTGCTAATGAGCATCGATTCAAGGAAGTGAAAATAGATCCAGACAAGGGCTCGGCTACAGGTTATATCGCTAAATATGTCTCGAAGAATATTGATGGTGAAGGGTTAGATTTTGGAGTGTATGGAGAGGATCCAACCGATGCTGCGGCTAGAGTTGACGCTTGGGCTTCGTGTTGGGGAATTAGGCAGTTCCAGCAACTAGGCGGTTGTTCAGTAACAGTCTGGAGAGAGCTACGAAGACTCAGAGAACTTATGAAGCTACCAGAGCTAGCTCGTACGGTGGTTGAGGCTGCTGATAAAGGTGATTGGTGCGAATACACCAAAGGCATGGGCGGAGTATTTTGCCTTCGAAAACAGCAACTATTCCAACCGTATTATGAGTTCTCGATTGATACAGACACTGGGCTCGTTAAAACTTCTCGTTACTGTTCAGAAGAACTCATATGTTCTTTAAAAGGCGTTGTAGTCGGTGGCTTGGAGTTAATAACAAGAATGTTTGAGTGGCGCGAGTGTTTACAGCGTCAAGCTCTATAGGCACCTAAGTGCGATAAATAATAATTACTTATTAGTTTTGTATGCACTCATGCGCATAAATGGTTTGGTCAAAGGTTTAATATTTTATCGTTTATGTAATTAGGAACGGTGAAAAGTTATGACTGTAGCAAAGAGAGCTTCAGAGCGAGTCGCTTTTAGTGCGCAATACCTACCACTAGCTTGGTTTGTTCTTCTCGTTATTTTCCACTAACCAAAATTAGTAAGAAGTAGTTGTAAACATAAACACCCCTCATCATTGATGAG encodes:
- a CDS encoding replication endonuclease, coding for MEQVANLLAQVDWDDKGFVRDMINPFPQELRRLLLKEYLSIANKFERNCHLRETIRAIESKLTLPLKELSLDWSEEDLRKEAKRCVDTCLSLRRIYPDDSDLLLQGIKVLLRKKGVPAKKLETFSRTGQIGRLSNEQWWLRQIRRTQRRHVETVFHHMNQISRIKGLYCSRHTLRARIRQKEYQKEFLEASYVTNQFGQTFSLLELSQKNVSNPKLRKAELMVRARGFEDLAKELGHMATFLTITCPSKYHRCYSASGDMNPSWDGMSPLDGQNYLNTLWQQIRAKLDRLKVRFYGFRVAEPQHDGTPHWHLLLFVEQENYQKLVEVIRHYSLREDREELGANEHRFKEVKIDPDKGSATGYIAKYVSKNIDGEGLDFGVYGEDPTDAAARVDAWASCWGIRQFQQLGGCSVTVWRELRRLRELMKLPELARTVVEAADKGDWCEYTKGMGGVFCLRKQQLFQPYYEFSIDTDTGLVKTSRYCSEELICSLKGVVVGGLELITRMFEWRECLQRQAL